One genomic segment of Streptomyces liangshanensis includes these proteins:
- a CDS encoding DUF1206 domain-containing protein — MDAGTVSHSGRGKAQQAANSPVMDGAARWGFAARGVIYLLIGILALRIAFGGGGEQADRGGALAELAKQPMGSVLLWALGIGMVGMALWRLSEAIVGAAGPDGRKPGKRLMSAGRFLFYGFVAYSVLAFAAGEKSSGSGSGDQESQDITARALNWPGGQWIVGIAGVGIVAAGLWIGARAVMRSYHKHLKLGEMSHRTRKLVDVTGVGGGAGRGILFAAIGGFVIQAAVTYEPDKAKGFDDTLRSFTDTPAGPWLLALVATGLVLFGVFSFAMARWRRV; from the coding sequence ATGGACGCAGGGACGGTTTCACACAGTGGCCGGGGCAAGGCACAACAGGCGGCGAACAGCCCGGTGATGGACGGGGCGGCCCGCTGGGGGTTCGCCGCACGGGGCGTGATCTACCTGCTGATCGGGATCCTGGCGCTGCGGATCGCGTTCGGCGGGGGCGGTGAGCAGGCCGACCGCGGGGGCGCGCTCGCCGAGCTGGCGAAGCAGCCGATGGGGTCGGTCCTGCTGTGGGCCCTCGGGATCGGCATGGTCGGGATGGCGCTGTGGCGGTTGTCGGAGGCGATCGTGGGCGCGGCGGGCCCCGACGGGCGGAAGCCGGGCAAGCGGCTGATGTCGGCGGGCCGCTTCCTCTTCTACGGCTTTGTCGCCTACTCGGTCCTGGCATTCGCCGCCGGTGAGAAGAGCAGCGGCAGCGGGTCGGGCGACCAGGAGTCGCAGGACATCACCGCCCGGGCGCTGAACTGGCCCGGCGGTCAGTGGATCGTGGGGATCGCGGGCGTAGGCATCGTGGCCGCGGGCCTCTGGATCGGCGCGCGTGCGGTGATGCGCTCGTACCACAAGCACCTGAAGCTCGGCGAGATGTCGCACCGGACCCGGAAGCTCGTCGACGTGACCGGCGTCGGCGGGGGCGCGGGGCGCGGGATCCTGTTCGCCGCGATCGGCGGGTTCGTGATCCAGGCGGCCGTGACGTACGAGCCGGACAAGGCCAAGGGCTTCGACGACACCCTGCGCTCGTTCACCGACACCCCGGCCGGCCCCTGGCTGCTGGCGCTCGTCGCGACGGGACTGGTGCTGTTCGGCGTCTTCTCGTTCGCGATGGCGCGCTGGCGCCGGGTCTGA
- a CDS encoding 3-isopropylmalate dehydrogenase — protein MSRSINLAVIPGDGIGQEVVAQGLKVLRAVLPQDVKLETKEYDLGAGRWHRTGETLPDADLEALKGHDAILLGAIGDPSVPSGVLERGLLLKLRFAFDHYVNLRPSKLFPNTATPLAGRPDIDFVVVREGTEGPYTGNGGSLRTGTPAEVATEVSLNTAYGVERVVRDAYARAAARPRKKLTLVHKNNVLVYAGHLWKNIFDRVGQEFPEVTTDYLHVDAATIFFVTQPERFDVIVTDNLFGDILTDLAAAISGGIGLAASANINPDRAFPSMFEPVHGSAPDIAGQGKADPTATVLSVALLLRHLGLDAEAIRIEEAVAADLAGRDGSAAARTTDEIGDALAVRVAS, from the coding sequence ATGTCTCGCAGCATCAATCTCGCAGTGATCCCCGGTGACGGCATCGGTCAGGAGGTCGTCGCCCAGGGCCTGAAGGTCCTGCGTGCCGTCCTCCCGCAGGATGTGAAGCTGGAGACCAAGGAGTACGACCTCGGCGCGGGGCGCTGGCACCGGACCGGGGAGACCCTCCCGGACGCGGACCTCGAAGCCCTCAAGGGCCACGACGCCATCCTGCTCGGCGCGATCGGCGACCCGAGCGTGCCGTCCGGCGTCCTGGAGCGCGGCCTCCTCCTCAAGCTGCGCTTCGCCTTCGACCACTACGTGAACCTGCGCCCGTCGAAGCTCTTCCCGAACACCGCCACCCCGCTGGCCGGCCGCCCCGACATCGACTTCGTCGTCGTCCGCGAGGGCACCGAAGGCCCGTACACGGGCAACGGAGGTTCGCTGCGCACCGGCACCCCCGCCGAGGTGGCCACGGAAGTGAGCCTCAACACGGCGTACGGCGTCGAGCGGGTCGTCAGGGACGCGTACGCGCGCGCCGCCGCCCGTCCCCGCAAGAAGCTGACGCTGGTCCACAAGAACAACGTCCTCGTCTACGCCGGCCACCTGTGGAAGAACATCTTCGACCGGGTCGGCCAGGAGTTCCCCGAGGTCACCACCGACTACCTGCACGTCGACGCCGCGACGATCTTCTTCGTCACCCAGCCCGAGCGCTTCGACGTGATCGTGACCGACAACCTCTTCGGTGACATCCTCACCGACCTGGCCGCCGCCATCAGCGGGGGCATCGGCCTGGCCGCGTCCGCGAACATCAACCCGGACCGCGCGTTCCCCTCGATGTTCGAGCCGGTGCACGGCTCCGCGCCGGACATCGCGGGCCAGGGGAAGGCCGACCCCACCGCCACCGTCCTGTCCGTCGCCCTGCTGCTGCGCCACCTCGGCCTCGACGCCGAGGCCATCCGGATCGAGGAGGCCGTCGCGGCCGACCTCGCCGGGCGTGACGGCTCCGCGGCCGCGCGGACGACCGACGAGATCGGTGACGCGCTCGCCGTACGCGTAGCGAGCTGA
- a CDS encoding branched-chain amino acid aminotransferase has product MTTPTTTLELKPSAHPLSDTERERILANPGFGRYFTDNMVTVKWTEGRGWHDAELVPYAPLSLDPANMTLHYAQTIFEGLKAYRQVDGSVATFRPEENARRFQRSARRMAMPELPVETFVAAVDALIAQDRAWVPGVGEESLYIRPFMFATEVGVGVRPANEFLFMVIASPAGAYFAGGVKPVSVWLSEEYVRAAPGGTGEAKAGGNYAASLIAQAEATKHGCDQVVWLDATERRWIEEMGTNNLFFVYGDKLMTPELTGTLLAGITRDSVLSIAADLGYEVTEGRLTVDDWRTGNADGTLTEVFACGTAAVVTPVGTVHSARGGWTVADGRPGEVTMKVRKALLEVQSGAVPDAHGWRHTVA; this is encoded by the coding sequence ATGACCACGCCCACGACCACCCTGGAGCTCAAGCCCTCCGCGCACCCGCTGTCCGACACCGAGCGGGAGCGGATCCTCGCCAACCCCGGTTTCGGCCGCTACTTCACCGACAACATGGTGACGGTGAAGTGGACCGAGGGCCGCGGCTGGCACGACGCGGAGCTCGTGCCGTACGCCCCGCTGTCGCTCGACCCGGCGAACATGACCCTGCACTACGCGCAGACCATCTTCGAGGGGCTCAAGGCGTACCGGCAGGTGGACGGCTCGGTGGCCACCTTCCGTCCCGAGGAGAACGCGCGCCGCTTCCAGCGCTCCGCGCGCCGGATGGCGATGCCCGAGCTGCCCGTCGAGACGTTCGTCGCGGCGGTGGACGCGCTCATCGCCCAGGACCGCGCGTGGGTGCCCGGCGTCGGTGAGGAATCCCTCTACATCCGGCCGTTCATGTTCGCGACGGAGGTCGGCGTCGGCGTGCGCCCGGCCAACGAGTTCCTCTTCATGGTCATCGCGTCCCCGGCAGGGGCGTACTTCGCCGGCGGTGTGAAGCCGGTCTCCGTCTGGCTCTCCGAGGAGTACGTGCGCGCCGCCCCCGGCGGCACGGGCGAGGCGAAGGCCGGCGGCAACTACGCCGCGTCCCTCATCGCCCAGGCCGAGGCCACCAAGCACGGCTGCGACCAGGTGGTCTGGCTGGACGCGACCGAGCGGCGCTGGATCGAGGAGATGGGCACCAACAACCTCTTCTTCGTGTACGGCGACAAGCTCATGACGCCCGAGCTCACCGGCACCCTCCTCGCCGGGATCACCCGCGACTCCGTCCTGAGCATCGCCGCCGACCTGGGGTACGAGGTCACCGAGGGCCGCCTGACCGTCGACGACTGGCGCACCGGCAACGCCGACGGGACCCTCACCGAGGTCTTCGCGTGCGGCACCGCCGCCGTCGTCACCCCGGTCGGCACGGTCCACTCGGCGCGCGGGGGCTGGACAGTGGCCGACGGCCGCCCCGGCGAGGTCACCATGAAGGTGCGCAAGGCCCTCCTGGAGGTCCAGTCGGGCGCGGTCCCGGACGCCCACGGCTGGCGGCACACCGTCGCCTGA